One part of the Paenibacillus silvisoli genome encodes these proteins:
- a CDS encoding aspartate kinase — protein sequence MSLIVMKFGGSSVGTPERMQRVARRIADYKDAGHKVVVVVSAMGDTTDDLIDQSKLLNANPPAREMDMLLTVGEQISIALLSMAIDAIGHKAKSFTGWQAGIQTEAVHAKARISDIQPDRIFAALDNGYTVIVAGFQGATAEGEITTLGRGGSDTTAVALAAAIKADVCEIYTDVDGIYSTDPRVVKVARKLDEISYDEMLELANLGAAVLHPRAVEYAKNYNVRLVVRSSFTQNEGTSVKEEAVMEQGMVVRGIAYDKNVARISILGVEDIPGVLAKVFGALATNGIDVDIIVQSGTQDGKADFAFTVSLNDKENAIAVVERIRNEVPYREVTSETNLVKVSIVGAGMVSNPGVAAKMFAAIYDLGISIKLVTTSEIRLSVVISADHCQDVVRALHTAYDLDTAEQVFVGGPQDRR from the coding sequence GTGTCGTTGATAGTAATGAAGTTCGGCGGCAGCTCCGTCGGCACACCAGAGCGGATGCAACGGGTTGCAAGACGAATCGCTGATTATAAGGATGCCGGACATAAGGTCGTAGTTGTCGTTTCCGCGATGGGAGACACGACGGACGATTTGATCGATCAATCCAAGCTGTTGAACGCGAACCCGCCGGCAAGGGAAATGGATATGCTGCTGACGGTTGGCGAACAAATATCGATTGCGCTGCTGTCGATGGCCATCGACGCGATTGGGCACAAGGCCAAGTCTTTCACGGGCTGGCAGGCTGGCATTCAGACGGAAGCGGTTCATGCGAAAGCGCGGATTTCGGACATTCAGCCGGATCGTATTTTCGCGGCGCTGGATAACGGGTATACGGTGATCGTCGCCGGATTCCAAGGCGCTACCGCCGAAGGCGAAATCACGACACTGGGCCGCGGCGGCTCCGATACGACGGCCGTTGCATTGGCGGCTGCCATTAAAGCCGACGTTTGCGAGATCTACACGGATGTCGACGGCATTTACTCGACCGATCCACGCGTCGTCAAGGTCGCCCGCAAGCTGGACGAAATTTCATATGACGAAATGCTGGAGCTCGCCAACCTTGGCGCGGCGGTGCTTCATCCGCGCGCAGTTGAATACGCCAAAAATTACAATGTACGTCTAGTCGTACGTTCTAGCTTTACGCAAAACGAAGGGACGAGTGTGAAGGAGGAAGCGGTCATGGAACAAGGGATGGTCGTTCGCGGCATCGCCTATGATAAAAACGTAGCACGCATCAGCATTTTGGGAGTCGAAGATATTCCGGGCGTTCTGGCGAAGGTATTCGGCGCGCTGGCAACGAACGGCATCGACGTCGACATTATCGTGCAGAGCGGCACGCAGGACGGCAAAGCGGACTTTGCTTTCACCGTATCGCTGAACGATAAAGAAAATGCGATCGCGGTCGTTGAACGCATCCGCAATGAAGTGCCTTACCGCGAAGTGACGTCCGAAACGAACCTCGTGAAGGTGTCGATCGTCGGCGCGGGCATGGTAAGCAACCCGGGCGTTGCGGCGAAAATGTTCGCGGCGATCTACGATCTCGGCATCAGCATCAAGCTCGTTACGACATCGGAAATCCGGTTGTCCGTCGTTATTTCCGCAGACCACTGCCAGGATGTCGTTCGTGCCCTTCATACGGCTTACGATTTGGATACGGCTGAGCAAGTATTTGTCGGCGGTCCTCAGGACAGACGCTAA
- a CDS encoding RNA polymerase sigma factor: MELELTDGELIARAQGGDRDAFGELVRRHRSKAFDWARGLARDPHLAEDIVQEALLRAFMHLGSLADMERFLPWLHRIVRNEALMKLRKGEHSGRERTFTGLQGEQGEQQNVNWADLDSILVYMCNKRTQAESAGDPSGRLANKEFLETIRQLLHCLTPKERAVFEAHFFGQLSPAEIAGLFRTTTDNVYQSLARARTKVREERTRLRLLEYVREKRGGEAPDSIVLPLKKGPGTGEWKRCKTSFAGAVYGLLPYLEESGAGEYSLTDVMGLTGQAFRLTVEERHVGVTGPTMYFWEPRFRDGLLNLGLASEHAGDGGLPPTPFMLNKGIACVRGSIARGMPVIAWDSFTPEFGIVYGYDDKEELLYAEDSRAKRTIPYERFGRGLSGGLFVLSITGAEPVGEWEAVRRALAMAVRHAYGELTFVGYACGLAAYRCWIDAFRRGSIDPLGNAYTAAIAAEVRGYASSFLRGLERKLDDAGVREASASASAAALQYEIVAEALGELSARFPFPKGGTPDHDAAAASGATLLERALAAEKSGIAELERLCRYIDLIVTIGEDR, translated from the coding sequence ATGGAGCTGGAGCTGACGGACGGAGAGCTGATAGCAAGAGCGCAAGGCGGCGATCGCGATGCTTTCGGAGAACTTGTCCGCCGGCATCGGTCGAAGGCGTTCGATTGGGCACGCGGGCTGGCGCGCGATCCGCATTTGGCGGAAGACATCGTGCAGGAGGCGCTTTTGCGGGCATTCATGCATCTCGGTTCGCTTGCGGATATGGAACGCTTTTTGCCATGGCTGCATCGGATTGTGCGCAACGAAGCGCTGATGAAGCTGCGCAAAGGGGAGCATTCCGGCCGGGAGCGAACGTTTACCGGGCTGCAAGGTGAACAAGGAGAGCAGCAAAACGTGAACTGGGCGGATTTGGACAGCATTTTAGTTTACATGTGCAATAAGCGAACACAAGCAGAGTCGGCCGGCGATCCGTCTGGCCGGCTTGCGAACAAGGAGTTTCTCGAGACGATTCGTCAGCTGCTCCATTGTCTTACGCCGAAGGAAAGAGCCGTATTCGAAGCGCATTTCTTCGGTCAGCTGTCTCCGGCCGAAATTGCCGGCTTATTCCGGACCACGACGGATAACGTGTACCAATCGTTAGCGCGTGCGCGCACGAAAGTGCGGGAAGAGCGGACTCGCCTTCGTTTGCTGGAATACGTTCGCGAGAAACGAGGCGGCGAGGCGCCCGACAGCATCGTGCTGCCGCTTAAGAAAGGGCCGGGAACCGGGGAGTGGAAGCGGTGCAAGACGTCCTTCGCAGGGGCGGTATATGGCTTGCTGCCTTATCTCGAAGAAAGCGGCGCAGGTGAATATTCGCTGACCGACGTAATGGGGCTGACCGGGCAGGCGTTCCGCTTGACCGTGGAGGAGCGGCATGTCGGCGTGACGGGGCCGACGATGTATTTCTGGGAGCCGAGGTTCCGGGACGGGCTGCTGAATCTGGGGCTCGCGAGCGAGCATGCCGGCGATGGCGGGCTTCCGCCCACGCCGTTTATGCTGAACAAAGGCATTGCGTGCGTTCGCGGCTCGATCGCGCGCGGGATGCCGGTCATCGCGTGGGACTCGTTCACGCCGGAGTTCGGCATCGTGTACGGCTACGACGACAAGGAAGAGCTGCTTTACGCCGAGGATTCGAGGGCGAAAAGAACGATTCCGTACGAGCGGTTCGGGCGCGGTTTGTCGGGCGGTCTGTTCGTGCTTTCCATTACGGGGGCAGAGCCGGTCGGAGAGTGGGAGGCGGTGCGGCGAGCACTCGCGATGGCGGTTCGGCATGCGTACGGTGAGCTGACATTCGTCGGCTATGCATGCGGACTCGCTGCCTATCGCTGCTGGATCGACGCCTTTCGGCGAGGGAGCATCGATCCGCTTGGCAATGCCTATACGGCAGCGATAGCCGCCGAGGTGCGCGGTTACGCATCGTCCTTCCTGCGCGGGCTGGAGAGGAAGCTTGACGATGCGGGCGTGCGAGAAGCGTCTGCGTCCGCGTCTGCGGCAGCCTTGCAGTACGAAATCGTTGCCGAGGCGCTCGGGGAGCTGAGCGCGCGGTTTCCTTTTCCGAAAGGCGGGACACCGGATCACGATGCGGCTGCCGCATCGGGCGCGACGCTGCTGGAGCGGGCGTTGGCGGCGGAGAAATCGGGCATTGCCGAGCTGGAGCGGTTATGCCGTTATATCGATCTGATCGTAACTATTGGGGAGGACAGGTGA
- a CDS encoding DUF441 domain-containing protein yields the protein MSGEVILVALIVIGLIGRSPIISTAACVLLIVKLVHLERFLPTIERRGLELGLLFLTFSVLVPFASERISSKDMLSVVTSWPGILALTGGAIATYVNGKGLEMLKLDPQLIVGLVVGSIIGIVFLRGIPVGPLMAAGITAILFKLFSFIADRF from the coding sequence ATGAGCGGGGAAGTAATTCTGGTTGCACTAATCGTAATCGGCTTAATCGGCCGCTCGCCGATTATTTCGACGGCGGCATGCGTGCTGCTTATTGTGAAGCTCGTCCACCTGGAACGCTTCCTGCCGACGATCGAACGGCGCGGGCTGGAGCTCGGGCTGCTGTTTCTGACCTTCAGCGTCCTCGTGCCGTTCGCTTCGGAGCGGATCAGCTCCAAGGATATGCTCAGCGTCGTCACCTCGTGGCCCGGGATTTTGGCGTTGACCGGCGGAGCCATCGCCACGTACGTGAACGGCAAAGGGCTCGAAATGCTGAAGCTCGATCCGCAGCTGATCGTCGGCCTCGTCGTCGGCTCGATCATCGGCATCGTTTTTTTGCGGGGCATCCCGGTCGGACCGTTAATGGCGGCAGGCATTACGGCTATCCTATTCAAGCTGTTCAGCTTCATCGCGGATCGCTTCTGA
- a CDS encoding 2-phosphosulfolactate phosphatase, with the protein MHIEVISNVNEAQAERFTHRTAIVIDVLRATSTIVAALEAGAAGILPVETVLEARALQGSGNLIAGERFCRKIPGFDLGNSPEEFTAVPVQGRRIVLTTTNGTRAIHKAMRAEHVLAGSINNAAACARTALDLRRDIVLLCAGSHDEFALEDGLCAGLLISELQAISPAPIEMNDIGSAMLGLYKGTSGSVQELVFSSTTGKRLCKNGSSRDVERCSQLNISGIVPRMQGDMLVQN; encoded by the coding sequence ATGCATATCGAAGTGATTTCCAACGTTAACGAGGCGCAGGCCGAACGGTTCACGCACCGGACCGCCATCGTCATTGACGTGCTGCGCGCTACGAGTACGATCGTCGCTGCGTTGGAAGCCGGAGCCGCCGGGATTCTGCCCGTCGAAACCGTCCTGGAAGCCAGAGCGCTGCAAGGCAGCGGCAATCTGATCGCGGGCGAACGGTTTTGCCGCAAGATTCCCGGCTTCGACCTCGGCAATTCGCCGGAGGAGTTTACGGCCGTCCCGGTGCAGGGCCGCAGGATCGTGCTGACGACGACGAACGGCACGCGCGCCATCCATAAAGCGATGCGCGCCGAGCATGTGCTGGCCGGCTCGATCAACAACGCGGCCGCCTGCGCGCGCACCGCGCTGGACCTGCGGCGCGATATCGTGCTGCTCTGCGCGGGCAGCCATGACGAGTTCGCGCTGGAGGACGGCTTATGCGCCGGCTTGCTCATCAGCGAGCTGCAGGCGATCAGCCCGGCGCCGATCGAGATGAACGATATCGGCTCGGCGATGCTGGGTCTCTATAAAGGCACATCCGGAAGCGTGCAGGAGCTTGTGTTTTCCAGCACGACGGGCAAGCGTCTCTGCAAGAACGGCAGCAGCCGCGACGTGGAACGGTGCAGCCAGCTCAACATCAGCGGCATCGTTCCGCGGATGCAGGGGGATATGCTCGTACAGAACTGA
- the comA gene encoding phosphosulfolactate synthase, giving the protein MRAISQAAWPQALNDPSGRRDLSSRSESGHNAYKTTKRGQTMVIDKGLGRHGFSDLLETAGGYIDCVKLGFGTAPLYPTDLLLSKIELAKRCGLTVMPGGTLLEAAVEQDVVPAFFNTACRLGFNGIEVSDGTIELNRKLRTELIQEGVKHGLHVVTEYGKKLTGSLVDVKELAATAEADWQAGAQMVTIEARESGVGVGLFDRNGECPSSLLETVRHAIGDISRIMWETPLKSQQALLLQTFGADVNLGNIQPSEALALETMRRGLRSDTFHFGARVEPFMYMI; this is encoded by the coding sequence ATGAGAGCAATTTCCCAGGCGGCTTGGCCTCAGGCCTTGAACGATCCAAGCGGCCGGCGCGACTTGAGCAGCCGCTCTGAATCCGGACATAACGCGTACAAGACGACTAAACGCGGCCAAACGATGGTGATCGACAAAGGACTCGGCCGGCATGGGTTCTCCGATTTGCTCGAAACGGCAGGCGGCTACATCGACTGCGTCAAGCTCGGTTTCGGTACGGCCCCTCTTTATCCAACGGACCTGCTGCTCAGTAAAATCGAGCTGGCCAAACGCTGCGGACTGACCGTCATGCCAGGCGGCACGCTGCTCGAAGCCGCGGTGGAGCAGGATGTCGTGCCCGCTTTTTTCAATACGGCCTGCAGGCTTGGATTTAACGGCATCGAAGTGTCGGACGGCACGATCGAGCTGAACCGCAAGCTTCGCACCGAGCTGATTCAAGAAGGCGTCAAGCATGGCCTTCATGTCGTGACCGAATACGGCAAGAAGCTGACCGGCTCGCTCGTGGACGTGAAGGAATTGGCCGCCACCGCCGAAGCCGACTGGCAGGCAGGGGCGCAGATGGTCACGATCGAAGCGCGCGAATCCGGCGTCGGCGTCGGGCTGTTCGACCGCAACGGCGAGTGCCCGAGCAGCTTGCTGGAAACGGTCCGCCATGCCATCGGCGATATCTCCCGCATCATGTGGGAAACGCCGCTGAAATCGCAGCAGGCGCTGCTTCTGCAAACGTTCGGAGCGGACGTCAATCTGGGCAATATTCAGCCATCGGAAGCGTTGGCGCTGGAAACGATGAGACGCGGACTCCGTTCGGATACGTTTCATTTCGGCGCCCGCGTCGAGCCGTTCATGTATATGATTTAA
- a CDS encoding YqhV family protein, with product MLNKIVLTMASLRMFSGSLEIMAALLMLRLNQIDKALVVNSSLALVGPFVLISTTMIGLIGLSDKLSFGKMLWVVCGVACILIGVLKK from the coding sequence ATGTTGAACAAAATCGTGCTAACCATGGCTTCGCTCCGCATGTTTTCCGGTTCTCTGGAAATTATGGCGGCACTCCTGATGCTGAGGCTGAATCAAATCGACAAAGCGCTGGTCGTCAACTCCTCGCTTGCGCTCGTCGGCCCGTTTGTGCTCATTTCTACGACTATGATCGGTCTCATCGGACTGTCGGATAAATTGTCGTTCGGCAAAATGCTGTGGGTCGTGTGCGGCGTCGCCTGCATCCTGATCGGCGTCCTCAAGAAATAG
- the spoIIIAA gene encoding stage III sporulation protein AA, with product MLKRVQHLLPAELSEVLGRMPERLKDAVEEIRIRENRPLEIGTGLAFWFVSSAGELLPKPENAYKPSAETCRKLLERVTNHSLYAMEEELRRGYITVAGGHRIGLAGRTVLEHGQVRGIRDIAAFNLRIAREVVGAASSLLPKLLDHQRRTLQSTLILAPPQQGKTTLVRDLARAVSSGAWGHPGTADWPGRKVGIVDERSEIAACIRGVPTFDVGPRTDVMDACPKAEGMMMMLRSMSPEIMIVDEIGREEDGDAILDASHAGVTVIATAHAKDLEDARGRPVLGRLLAAGAFQQCVELRRNGGSMLSRVLPAAAAGRAPAAREPTAWKGGGGYG from the coding sequence ATGCTAAAACGAGTGCAGCACTTGCTGCCCGCCGAGCTGTCGGAGGTGCTGGGGCGAATGCCGGAGCGGCTGAAGGATGCGGTAGAGGAAATCCGGATCCGGGAAAACCGTCCGCTGGAAATCGGCACGGGACTAGCCTTCTGGTTCGTATCTTCAGCCGGCGAGCTGCTGCCGAAGCCGGAGAATGCGTACAAGCCTTCGGCGGAAACATGCCGCAAGCTGCTCGAACGGGTCACGAACCATTCGTTGTATGCAATGGAAGAAGAGCTTCGGCGGGGTTATATCACGGTGGCCGGAGGCCATCGGATCGGACTGGCCGGCCGCACGGTGCTCGAGCATGGACAAGTACGGGGGATTCGCGATATCGCGGCATTCAACCTGCGGATCGCTCGCGAGGTCGTCGGCGCCGCAAGCTCGCTGCTGCCGAAGCTGCTCGACCATCAGCGCCGGACGCTGCAATCGACGCTGATTCTCGCGCCGCCCCAGCAAGGGAAGACGACGCTGGTCCGCGATCTCGCGCGGGCGGTCAGCAGCGGCGCCTGGGGGCATCCCGGCACGGCGGATTGGCCCGGACGCAAGGTCGGCATCGTCGACGAACGGTCGGAAATCGCGGCTTGCATCCGCGGGGTGCCGACCTTCGACGTCGGACCGCGCACCGATGTGATGGACGCTTGCCCGAAAGCGGAAGGGATGATGATGATGCTTCGCTCGATGTCGCCGGAAATTATGATCGTGGACGAAATCGGCCGCGAAGAGGACGGCGACGCCATTCTCGACGCCAGCCACGCAGGCGTCACGGTCATCGCGACGGCGCACGCCAAAGATTTGGAGGACGCGCGGGGGAGGCCCGTGCTCGGCAGACTGCTTGCGGCCGGCGCCTTTCAGCAGTGCGTAGAGCTAAGGCGAAACGGGGGCAGCATGCTGAGCAGGGTACTGCCGGCTGCCGCGGCCGGACGGGCTCCGGCGGCGAGGGAGCCGACAGCATGGAAGGGAGGCGGAGGCTATGGTTGA
- the spoIIIAB gene encoding stage III sporulation protein SpoIIIAB, protein MVELIGAALILFAGTMIGLLQASRYASRPNQIRQLIQALQRLETEIGYGYTPLPEAISRSAAYLPEPVSSLLRDVNRRLEQSGELTFRESWEGAAQAYWPLTAMRQPEQAALIRLGSALGISDRDDQIKHLKLAMQQLQTEEEAARVDSARFSKMWKSLGILTAALVVILIL, encoded by the coding sequence ATGGTTGAGCTCATTGGCGCGGCATTAATCCTGTTCGCCGGCACGATGATCGGCCTGCTGCAAGCTTCCCGCTATGCCTCCAGGCCGAATCAGATCCGGCAGCTCATTCAAGCGCTTCAGCGGCTCGAGACGGAAATCGGCTATGGCTATACGCCGCTTCCGGAAGCGATCAGCCGAAGCGCGGCCTACCTGCCGGAGCCGGTTTCCTCGCTGCTGCGGGACGTGAACCGGCGGCTGGAACAATCCGGCGAGCTCACCTTCCGCGAAAGCTGGGAAGGCGCGGCGCAAGCCTATTGGCCGCTGACGGCCATGCGGCAGCCGGAGCAGGCGGCGTTGATCCGGCTCGGCTCTGCGCTCGGGATAAGCGACAGAGACGACCAGATCAAGCATTTGAAGCTGGCGATGCAGCAGCTGCAGACCGAGGAGGAAGCGGCACGGGTCGATAGCGCGCGGTTTTCGAAAATGTGGAAAAGCCTCGGCATTCTCACAGCCGCGTTAGTCGTCATATTGATTCTTTAG
- the spoIIIAC gene encoding stage III sporulation protein AC, with protein MNIDVSAIFQIAGIGIVVAMIHTVLKQMGKEDMAHWVTLIGFVVVLFMVVSLLNDLFQEIKTIFLFQ; from the coding sequence ATGAACATTGATGTCAGCGCCATTTTTCAAATTGCCGGAATCGGCATCGTAGTTGCGATGATTCACACCGTACTCAAGCAGATGGGCAAGGAAGATATGGCGCATTGGGTGACGCTCATCGGCTTTGTCGTCGTCCTGTTTATGGTCGTCAGCCTCCTGAACGATTTGTTTCAAGAGATCAAGACCATCTTTCTATTCCAATGA
- the spoIIIAD gene encoding stage III sporulation protein AD yields MEIIQIVGLGLVATVLVLVVREQKPMFAFLLAAFTGLFIFLYVIGKIEAVITVLEQLADRSGIPSIYLKTILKIIGIAYIAEFGSQIVRDAGQESIASKIEFAGKILILVLAVPIISVIVETVLGLLPVGS; encoded by the coding sequence ATGGAAATTATCCAAATCGTCGGACTGGGGCTGGTCGCGACGGTGCTCGTCCTCGTCGTACGCGAACAGAAGCCGATGTTCGCTTTTCTGCTGGCCGCGTTTACGGGACTTTTCATTTTTTTGTACGTCATTGGCAAGATCGAAGCGGTCATCACGGTGCTGGAGCAGCTGGCGGACCGGTCGGGCATCCCTTCGATCTACTTGAAGACGATTCTGAAAATAATCGGGATCGCCTACATCGCGGAGTTCGGCTCGCAAATCGTGCGGGACGCCGGCCAGGAAAGCATCGCCTCCAAAATTGAGTTCGCGGGCAAAATTCTCATTCTCGTGCTGGCCGTTCCCATTATCAGCGTCATTGTCGAAACAGTACTCGGCCTTTTGCCGGTAGGGAGTTGA
- the spoIIIAE gene encoding stage III sporulation protein AE, translated as MRRHWNIRLAVLQVMLLLGLLTMLPIAAYAADTQDSGHAASSDAANPGEGGDAASVDKQLADEQAKAVNAEAVESYWNKLVSEYGGFFPDSRVPSFAEMIMPGGEGLKLTTVLAGLLKYVLHEVLYNGKLLVTIVILTVFSMMLETMQTAFERNTVSKVAYSITYMVMIVLAVNSFNVAIGYAKDAITGMIEFMLAMVPLLLTLLATMGSVVTVTVLHPLIIFMINAVGTVIYSFVFPLLFFSAVLHIASAVSDKFKVTQLANVLRNFSVGLMGVMLTVFLGVISVQGATSSVTDGVTMRTAKFVTGNFVPVIGRTFSDAADTVMSASLLMKNAIGLAGVVIILFLCAFPAIKIITLALIYNVAAAIMQPLGDSPIVGCLQTIGKTLIYVFGALAAVGLMFFLAITIILTAGNAAIMMR; from the coding sequence ATGCGGCGGCATTGGAACATCCGCCTTGCGGTGCTGCAGGTCATGCTCCTGCTCGGGCTGCTGACGATGCTGCCGATCGCCGCGTATGCGGCGGACACGCAAGACAGCGGACATGCCGCCTCATCCGACGCGGCGAATCCAGGCGAGGGCGGGGATGCGGCGTCCGTCGACAAACAACTGGCGGACGAGCAGGCGAAGGCGGTCAACGCGGAAGCGGTAGAGAGCTACTGGAACAAGCTGGTCAGCGAATACGGCGGCTTCTTCCCGGACAGCCGGGTGCCGAGCTTCGCGGAGATGATCATGCCTGGCGGAGAGGGCTTGAAGCTGACGACGGTGCTGGCGGGACTGCTGAAATACGTGCTCCACGAAGTGCTGTATAACGGCAAGCTGCTGGTGACGATCGTCATCCTGACCGTGTTCAGCATGATGCTGGAGACGATGCAAACCGCCTTCGAGCGCAACACGGTGAGCAAAGTCGCCTACAGCATCACCTACATGGTGATGATCGTGCTGGCCGTCAACAGCTTCAACGTCGCCATCGGCTACGCGAAGGACGCCATTACCGGCATGATCGAGTTCATGCTCGCCATGGTGCCGCTGCTCCTGACCTTGCTCGCCACGATGGGCAGCGTCGTCACCGTAACGGTGCTTCACCCGCTCATTATTTTCATGATCAACGCGGTGGGCACGGTCATTTACTCGTTCGTGTTCCCGCTGCTTTTCTTCTCGGCGGTGCTCCATATCGCGAGCGCCGTTTCGGATAAGTTCAAGGTGACGCAGCTCGCCAACGTGCTCCGCAACTTCAGCGTCGGCTTGATGGGCGTCATGCTGACCGTGTTTCTGGGCGTCATCTCGGTGCAGGGCGCGACCAGCTCGGTTACCGACGGCGTCACGATGCGAACGGCGAAGTTCGTGACGGGCAACTTCGTTCCCGTAATCGGACGAACCTTCTCGGATGCCGCGGATACGGTCATGTCGGCGTCGCTGCTCATGAAGAACGCGATCGGCCTCGCAGGCGTTGTCATCATTTTGTTTCTGTGCGCGTTCCCTGCGATCAAAATCATTACGCTCGCCCTGATCTACAACGTGGCCGCGGCGATCATGCAGCCGCTCGGCGACAGTCCGATCGTCGGCTGCCTGCAGACCATTGGCAAAACGCTCATCTACGTATTCGGCGCGCTTGCGGCGGTCGGGCTCATGTTCTTCCTGGCCATCACGATTATCCTTACGGCCGGCAACGCCGCAATCATGATGCGGTAA
- the spoIIIAF gene encoding stage III sporulation protein AF, with protein MMSWLAVWLQQIIAVVLLAGFIDLLLPNKSMQRYVRLVAGLIILLTILTPIIRLLQGDFNARLDQQVESWIKGNSGTQYHMPTLDDIKQNAKDLQQKQQSAAVELTEQKLAESMKEGIVQGTGLRVAAVQVKLGFNKDGQAEAVEGVTVTLISPSPSPDASEESSGPEQKPGDDVKEIDSVEVIVQPDDMPGDEPGDSEKTPEQTVPDAVAQAVKGVLQQGWSVAPGLIDIKAQGEAGDSAY; from the coding sequence ATGATGTCCTGGCTTGCGGTTTGGCTCCAGCAAATTATCGCGGTCGTGCTGCTGGCGGGCTTTATCGATCTGCTGCTGCCGAACAAGAGCATGCAGCGCTATGTCCGGCTCGTTGCGGGCTTGATCATCCTGCTGACGATACTGACGCCGATCATTCGGCTGCTGCAGGGCGATTTCAACGCGAGGCTGGACCAGCAGGTGGAAAGCTGGATCAAAGGCAATTCAGGCACGCAATACCATATGCCGACGCTTGACGATATCAAGCAAAACGCGAAGGATTTGCAGCAGAAGCAGCAATCGGCGGCGGTAGAGCTCACAGAGCAGAAGCTTGCCGAATCGATGAAAGAAGGGATCGTGCAGGGTACGGGCTTGCGCGTTGCCGCGGTGCAGGTGAAGCTCGGCTTCAACAAGGATGGCCAAGCGGAAGCGGTCGAAGGCGTTACGGTTACGCTAATCTCGCCTTCGCCTTCGCCTGACGCCTCGGAAGAGTCAAGCGGTCCGGAGCAGAAGCCCGGAGACGACGTCAAGGAGATCGACTCTGTCGAGGTTATCGTCCAGCCGGACGACATGCCGGGCGATGAACCGGGCGATTCGGAGAAGACGCCGGAACAAACGGTTCCGGATGCCGTAGCGCAGGCGGTCAAAGGCGTTCTTCAGCAAGGCTGGAGCGTGGCGCCGGGGCTGATCGACATCAAAGCGCAGGGCGAAGCCGGCGATTCGGCTTACTAA
- the spoIIIAG gene encoding stage III sporulation protein AG has product MAKWLEGLESTVGKGQGGPRRVRTLRWLLIIGSIGIALMLLNSFLSYQRVPSADQAASGAAPPGETVLGKPASDPSSFDEIEQPLEARLKEILEKIVAVGQVDVLITVDSTEEVTVHSDEKETQQITNETDKNGGKRSITSITKEGKVVLYDTGGDSSPIIVKKIQPKIRGVLVVAKGAENGTVRTLIIDAVEKGLNVPINRISVVPRKHQQ; this is encoded by the coding sequence TTGGCCAAATGGCTGGAGGGACTGGAGTCAACCGTTGGCAAGGGGCAGGGCGGTCCACGCCGGGTCAGAACGCTGCGCTGGCTGCTCATCATCGGCTCGATCGGAATAGCGCTCATGCTGTTGAACTCTTTTTTGTCCTATCAGAGAGTGCCTTCAGCCGATCAAGCGGCTTCCGGAGCGGCGCCTCCCGGCGAAACCGTCTTGGGCAAACCGGCGTCGGACCCGTCCTCCTTCGACGAAATCGAGCAGCCGCTGGAAGCGAGGCTTAAAGAAATATTAGAGAAAATCGTGGCCGTCGGCCAGGTTGACGTGCTCATAACCGTCGACTCGACCGAAGAGGTAACGGTTCACAGCGATGAGAAGGAAACGCAGCAAATTACGAACGAAACGGATAAGAACGGCGGCAAACGAAGCATCACGTCCATCACGAAAGAAGGCAAAGTGGTGCTCTACGATACAGGCGGAGACTCGTCTCCGATCATCGTCAAGAAGATTCAACCCAAGATTCGAGGCGTGCTGGTCGTCGCCAAAGGCGCGGAGAACGGCACGGTGCGAACGCTCATTATCGACGCGGTGGAGAAAGGACTTAACGTCCCGATTAACCGGATATCTGTAGTACCGCGCAAGCATCAACAATAA